A genomic window from Planococcus rifietoensis includes:
- the sufB gene encoding Fe-S cluster assembly protein SufB: protein MAKKMPEIGDYKYGFHDKDVSIFRSKRGLTEDIVREISKIKEEPEWMLESRLKALKLFYSMPMPQWGGDLNSLDFDEITYYVKPSEASQTSWDEVPEEIKRTFDKLGIPEAEQKYLAGVSAQYESEVVYHNMKADLEDMGIIFKDTDAALRENEDLFRENFQTVIPAADNKFSALNTAVWSGGSFIYVPPGIKVESPLQAYFRINSENMGQFERTMIIVDEGASVHYVEGCTAPVYTTNSLHSAVVEIIVKKDAYCRYTTIQNWANNVYNLVTKRAFVDANGTMEWIDGNIGSKLTMKYPAVFLKGEGARGMTLSIAIAGKGQHQDAGAKMIHLAPNTSSSIVSKSISKQGGKVSYRGIVHFGRKADGARSNIECDTLIMDNQSTSDTIPYNEIMNDNVSLEHEAKVSKVSEEQLFYLMSRGVSEQEATEMIVMGFIEPFTKELPMEYAVEMNRLIKFEMEGSIG from the coding sequence ATGGCGAAAAAAATGCCGGAAATCGGAGATTATAAATATGGGTTCCATGACAAGGATGTTTCCATCTTCAGATCCAAACGCGGTCTGACGGAAGACATTGTCAGAGAAATTTCGAAGATTAAAGAAGAACCTGAATGGATGCTCGAATCACGCTTGAAAGCGTTGAAACTATTCTATTCTATGCCAATGCCGCAATGGGGCGGAGATTTGAACTCGTTGGATTTTGACGAAATCACGTATTACGTCAAGCCCTCTGAAGCAAGCCAGACTTCATGGGATGAAGTTCCTGAAGAAATCAAGCGTACGTTTGATAAGCTGGGAATTCCTGAAGCTGAACAGAAATACCTTGCCGGTGTTTCTGCACAGTACGAATCCGAAGTTGTTTACCATAACATGAAAGCGGATCTTGAAGACATGGGCATCATCTTTAAAGATACAGATGCGGCACTTCGTGAAAACGAAGACCTCTTCAGAGAAAACTTCCAGACAGTCATTCCAGCAGCAGACAATAAATTCTCTGCATTGAACACGGCTGTTTGGTCGGGTGGCTCGTTCATCTACGTACCGCCAGGCATCAAAGTGGAATCGCCGCTGCAAGCCTATTTCCGTATCAACTCGGAAAACATGGGCCAATTCGAACGTACGATGATCATCGTCGACGAAGGCGCAAGCGTCCATTACGTAGAAGGCTGTACAGCGCCTGTTTACACGACGAACTCACTGCACTCTGCTGTTGTTGAAATCATCGTGAAAAAAGATGCTTATTGCCGCTATACAACGATCCAAAACTGGGCAAACAACGTATATAACCTGGTAACGAAACGTGCTTTCGTTGATGCGAATGGCACAATGGAATGGATCGACGGCAACATCGGTTCGAAATTGACGATGAAATATCCTGCAGTTTTCCTTAAAGGTGAAGGCGCACGCGGCATGACATTGTCGATTGCGATCGCCGGCAAAGGCCAGCACCAGGATGCAGGCGCAAAAATGATTCACTTGGCGCCAAATACATCATCATCGATCGTTTCCAAATCGATTTCGAAACAAGGCGGGAAAGTTTCTTACCGCGGAATCGTGCATTTCGGCCGCAAAGCGGACGGCGCACGTTCGAATATCGAATGCGATACATTGATCATGGACAACCAGTCGACATCCGATACAATTCCTTATAACGAGATCATGAACGACAACGTTTCACTTGAACACGAAGCAAAAGTGTCGAAAGTCTCTGAAGAGCAATTGTTCTATCTGATGAGCCGCGGTGTTTCTGAACAAGAAGCAACGGAAATGATCGTCATGGGCTTCATCGAGCCATTCACAAAAGAATTGCCGATGGAGTATGCAGTCGAAATGAACCGTCTTATCAAGTTCGAGATGGAAGGTTCAATCGGTTAA
- the sufU gene encoding Fe-S cluster assembly sulfur transfer protein SufU, producing MSFNNLDQLYRQVIMDHYKTPRNKGALEQDSVNIEMNNPTCGDRIQLTLQVEDGIVKDAKFDGEGCSISMASASMMTQAVKGKDVDTALKLSEIFSDMMLGKEYDDSVDLGDIEALQGVSKFPARIKCATLAWKAMEKGVHDEEKS from the coding sequence ATGTCTTTTAATAATTTAGATCAATTATATCGACAAGTGATCATGGACCATTACAAGACGCCCCGCAACAAGGGAGCGCTTGAACAGGACAGTGTCAATATCGAAATGAACAACCCGACTTGCGGCGACCGGATCCAATTAACGCTGCAAGTGGAAGATGGCATCGTCAAAGACGCCAAATTCGACGGGGAAGGCTGCTCGATTTCCATGGCATCTGCTTCCATGATGACGCAAGCCGTCAAAGGCAAAGATGTAGATACAGCCTTGAAGCTGTCCGAGATTTTCTCGGACATGATGCTTGGCAAAGAGTACGACGATTCAGTGGACCTTGGGGATATTGAAGCATTGCAAGGTGTATCCAAATTCCCGGCGCGTATCAAATGCGCGACCTTAGCGTGGAAAGCCATGGAAAAAGGTGTGCACGACGAAGAAAAATCGTAA
- a CDS encoding sodium-dependent transporter: MERSTWGTRAGFIMAAVGSAIGLGNIWRFPYVAYENGGGAFFIPYLFALLTAGIPILILEFTIGHRYRGSAPLSFFRMSGKKAEWLGWWAMFVSFVISVYYAVIIAWAIRYTLFSFNQAWGEDTEGFLFNDFLQLTVSPGETGGIVWGIFIPLAIVWIITLGILLAGVKKGIEMANRIFIPTLVVIFTIIVIRAVTLDGAALGLEAFFEPNFDAIMDPTVWVAAYGHIFFSLSVAFAIMITYSSYLPKKSDITNNAFITGFANSSFELLAGIGVFAVLGFMATQSGVEVADVASAGVGLAFVVFPAIINEFPGFNGLFGFLFFLSLTLAGLTSLMSITETYVAGFSEKFGISRRKAVAFGGGLAALISILFATQGGLFFLDIADYYINQFGVAAVGLVEVIMVVWILRKAGDLQNHANEISDIHLGGWWKFSLGVITPLVLGYMMFGLLRLNIFQQFETETGNYEGYSNMFTLFGGVAVAAGALLFGILFSLGKWHKNYRYYDEHSEHPAKEKE, from the coding sequence ATGGAACGTTCTACATGGGGAACGAGAGCCGGTTTTATCATGGCGGCGGTCGGTTCAGCAATAGGACTAGGGAATATTTGGCGATTCCCGTATGTAGCATATGAAAATGGTGGGGGCGCATTTTTTATACCGTATTTGTTTGCTCTTTTAACAGCCGGGATTCCAATCCTTATATTGGAGTTCACTATCGGCCATCGTTATCGCGGATCCGCACCACTTTCATTCTTTAGAATGAGCGGTAAGAAAGCAGAATGGCTCGGATGGTGGGCGATGTTCGTATCGTTCGTCATTTCAGTGTATTACGCGGTCATCATTGCTTGGGCGATTCGATACACGCTGTTTTCGTTCAATCAGGCGTGGGGGGAAGATACAGAAGGGTTCTTATTCAATGATTTCCTTCAATTGACCGTAAGTCCAGGCGAGACGGGGGGAATCGTCTGGGGCATTTTCATTCCATTAGCGATTGTCTGGATCATTACGCTCGGCATCTTACTTGCCGGTGTCAAAAAAGGGATCGAAATGGCGAACCGTATTTTCATCCCGACTTTGGTTGTCATTTTCACGATAATCGTAATCCGTGCGGTCACATTAGACGGGGCAGCGCTTGGACTAGAGGCATTCTTCGAGCCGAACTTCGATGCCATCATGGATCCGACCGTTTGGGTCGCGGCTTATGGGCATATCTTCTTCAGTTTATCGGTTGCTTTTGCGATCATGATCACTTACTCAAGTTATCTGCCGAAAAAATCGGATATCACAAACAACGCGTTCATTACCGGATTTGCAAACTCAAGCTTTGAGTTGCTTGCTGGTATCGGGGTGTTTGCGGTACTCGGTTTCATGGCGACGCAATCCGGCGTAGAAGTGGCGGATGTAGCATCTGCAGGCGTCGGCTTGGCATTTGTTGTATTCCCGGCGATCATCAATGAATTCCCAGGATTCAATGGCCTCTTCGGCTTCTTGTTCTTCCTGTCATTGACGCTTGCGGGACTGACATCACTCATGTCGATCACTGAAACTTACGTAGCTGGATTCAGCGAAAAATTCGGCATCTCGCGCCGCAAAGCGGTCGCATTCGGCGGCGGTCTTGCCGCATTGATCTCTATCTTATTTGCTACTCAAGGCGGATTGTTCTTCTTGGATATCGCCGATTACTACATCAACCAATTCGGTGTTGCCGCAGTTGGACTGGTGGAAGTTATCATGGTGGTCTGGATCTTGCGCAAAGCGGGCGATCTTCAGAATCACGCCAACGAGATTTCTGACATCCATCTCGGCGGCTGGTGGAAATTCAGCTTGGGCGTTATCACACCACTCGTTCTCGGCTATATGATGTTCGGCTTGCTGCGTTTGAACATTTTCCAGCAATTCGAAACGGAAACAGGAAACTATGAAGGCTATTCCAATATGTTCACTTTATTCGGCGGTGTGGCGGTTGCAGCAGGAGCCCTGCTCTTCGGCATCTTGTTCTCGCTCGGCAAATGGCATAAAAACTACCGCTATTACGACGAGCATTCCGAACATCCGGCGAAAGAAAAAGAATAA
- a CDS encoding methionine/alanine import family NSS transporter small subunit — MSVSAIVVMIIGMVLLWGGLAASIFHAVRSSKANKAEDLG; from the coding sequence ATGTCAGTTAGCGCGATTGTAGTCATGATCATCGGTATGGTCCTCCTCTGGGGAGGGCTTGCAGCGAGCATTTTCCACGCTGTAAGATCGAGTAAAGCAAACAAAGCAGAAGACTTAGGATAA
- a CDS encoding DUF72 domain-containing protein has product MIYVGLTGWGDHPDVYSPGSKQKDKLVDYSAHFPIVELDSSFYAVQPERNISKWIRETPDNFQFVVKAYQGMTGHQRGENPFATREEMFEAYRLSVRPLKEAGKLAMVLLQFPPWFDCQKDHVDEIRAIISELQEFDLAIEFRHQSWYADGMKEKTLEFLREHGLIHSVCDEPQAGDGSIPLVPESSRKDKVLLRLHGRNVHGWLNPGNAEKWREVRYLYDYNSKELEEISRAVKRLEQQAEQVYVIFNNNSGGHAAGDAKQFQQLNGLHFEGLSPKQLDLFEGGF; this is encoded by the coding sequence ATGATTTATGTTGGATTGACGGGCTGGGGAGATCATCCAGATGTCTATAGCCCCGGCTCGAAACAAAAAGATAAATTGGTCGATTACAGCGCGCATTTTCCGATTGTGGAACTGGATTCTTCATTTTATGCAGTCCAGCCTGAGCGCAATATCAGCAAATGGATCCGCGAGACACCGGACAATTTCCAATTTGTCGTAAAAGCTTATCAAGGCATGACGGGGCATCAGCGCGGGGAGAACCCATTCGCGACCCGCGAGGAGATGTTCGAAGCTTACAGGTTGTCTGTCAGGCCGCTTAAAGAAGCGGGAAAGCTGGCGATGGTGCTGTTGCAATTTCCGCCGTGGTTCGACTGCCAAAAAGATCATGTCGATGAAATCCGTGCGATCATCTCGGAGTTGCAGGAATTCGACTTGGCAATCGAATTCCGCCATCAGTCCTGGTACGCAGACGGCATGAAAGAAAAGACGCTGGAATTTCTCCGCGAGCACGGCTTGATTCATTCGGTCTGTGATGAACCGCAAGCGGGGGACGGTTCGATCCCGCTTGTTCCGGAATCCAGCCGCAAAGATAAAGTGCTGCTGCGTCTGCACGGGCGCAATGTCCACGGCTGGCTGAATCCAGGCAATGCCGAAAAATGGCGGGAAGTGCGCTATCTCTATGATTACAACAGCAAAGAACTAGAAGAAATCAGCCGGGCTGTAAAGCGTCTTGAACAACAGGCAGAGCAGGTATATGTAATCTTCAATAATAATTCAGGCGGGCATGCAGCGGGGGATGCGAAACAGTTCCAGCAATTGAACGGTTTGCATTTTGAGGGATTATCCCCGAAACAGCTTGACCTGTTCGAAGGCGGATTCTGA
- a CDS encoding sulfite exporter TauE/SafE family protein, with amino-acid sequence MVFLILLVTGLASGIVGALIGLGGGVILVPVLLFLSSSVSLFPDLSPQQIVGLSVVMMIFTGLSSTIAYMKVGTVDYRSGFIFFLGSAPGTILGAFVNRSLDVPSFQLYFGLLLVFLSLLLLLRDRLKAVSWFVDHGKKQSFHDRKTDQQYVYGYPIWFALVLTFFIGFASGLFGIGGGSILVPAMILLFLFPPHVAVGTSMLMVFLSAIVNSITHISLGNVPWIYTLAIIPSAYIGAKIGARLNRSIKSETLVVVLRLALLLLGLRSIYEGIFSS; translated from the coding sequence ATGGTATTCCTGATCCTTCTAGTGACCGGACTTGCTTCTGGGATTGTTGGGGCGCTCATCGGGCTTGGTGGAGGCGTCATATTGGTGCCGGTGCTGCTGTTCCTCAGCTCCTCGGTCAGCTTGTTTCCAGACTTATCGCCTCAACAGATTGTCGGGCTCTCGGTCGTCATGATGATTTTCACCGGTTTGTCTTCGACGATTGCCTATATGAAAGTTGGCACTGTCGATTACCGGAGCGGTTTCATTTTCTTTCTTGGCAGTGCGCCGGGCACGATTTTAGGCGCCTTCGTTAACCGCAGTCTGGATGTGCCGTCCTTTCAATTGTATTTCGGCCTGCTATTGGTGTTCTTATCGCTGCTCCTGTTGCTCCGGGATCGCTTGAAGGCGGTGAGCTGGTTTGTCGATCACGGCAAAAAGCAAAGTTTCCATGACCGCAAAACCGATCAGCAATATGTCTACGGCTATCCGATATGGTTCGCGCTCGTGTTGACCTTCTTCATCGGCTTTGCTTCCGGGCTATTCGGCATCGGCGGCGGTTCGATCCTCGTTCCCGCCATGATCTTGCTATTTTTATTTCCGCCTCACGTAGCTGTTGGAACGTCGATGCTGATGGTCTTTCTATCGGCCATTGTCAATTCCATCACGCATATTTCACTCGGCAATGTCCCGTGGATCTATACCTTAGCCATCATCCCCTCAGCATACATCGGAGCGAAGATCGGGGCGAGGCTGAACCGCAGCATCAAATCCGAGACTCTGGTTGTCGTGCTGCGGCTCGCATTATTATTACTCGGGCTCCGCTCGATTTACGAAGGAATTTTCAGTTCATAA
- a CDS encoding bifunctional metallophosphatase/5'-nucleotidase produces the protein MSETIHIYHTNDLHSHFAHWLRIKSLLTERRRWHEEAGDVCLVLDIGDHADRSHPFTEGTAGKGNVQLLNEAGYDAVTIGNNEGITLSKAELDELYVQADFSVVVANLLDLDGKQPEWASPNRVIVTNDGTKIGLVAATAEFTPFYRRLGWQVTNGREAIKREAAEIRESVDFLICLSHLGIREDELLAAECPELDVILGAHTHHLFHQGKEIGKTLLGAAGKFGYYIGHIEIDIATRKMTAEVIETDQLPEADEGFNEYLVGIGKQQMAETVFYNDHLLKAEWFKPSPMAELFGDALVSFASADCGLFNAGIFMEDMPQGEMTRYDFHRMLPHPINPCVIDLSGAELKEIYVQSLNEDWPQLELKGMGFRGAVFGRMIHSNMEMDEHQLWVGGKPADPDRIYRLATLDLFTFGYFFPALKRAPKSYFMPEFLRDVFGDYFRMKAIK, from the coding sequence ATGAGTGAAACCATCCATATTTATCATACGAACGACCTGCATAGCCATTTTGCGCACTGGCTCCGCATCAAATCCTTGCTGACGGAACGCAGGCGCTGGCACGAAGAAGCGGGCGATGTGTGTTTGGTGCTCGATATCGGGGACCACGCTGACCGGTCGCATCCGTTTACGGAAGGGACGGCTGGCAAAGGCAATGTCCAGCTGCTCAATGAAGCCGGATACGATGCTGTGACCATCGGCAATAACGAAGGGATTACGCTGTCTAAAGCAGAACTGGACGAATTGTATGTGCAGGCAGATTTTTCCGTCGTGGTCGCCAATTTATTGGATTTAGACGGCAAGCAGCCAGAATGGGCAAGCCCCAATCGGGTCATCGTAACGAATGATGGCACAAAAATCGGGCTCGTTGCAGCAACGGCAGAATTCACCCCGTTTTACCGCCGCCTTGGCTGGCAAGTGACAAACGGCAGGGAAGCGATCAAACGGGAAGCAGCGGAAATCCGCGAGTCGGTCGATTTTCTCATCTGCCTGTCCCATCTCGGCATCAGGGAAGATGAACTGTTGGCTGCAGAATGCCCGGAACTCGATGTCATCTTGGGAGCGCATACCCACCATCTGTTCCACCAAGGAAAAGAAATTGGCAAAACCTTGCTCGGTGCTGCCGGCAAGTTCGGCTATTATATCGGCCATATTGAAATTGATATAGCGACACGCAAGATGACAGCAGAAGTGATCGAGACCGACCAGTTGCCAGAAGCCGATGAAGGGTTCAATGAATACTTGGTCGGCATCGGCAAGCAGCAGATGGCGGAGACGGTTTTCTATAATGACCACCTGTTGAAAGCAGAATGGTTCAAGCCCTCTCCGATGGCTGAGCTGTTTGGCGATGCTTTGGTTTCGTTCGCTTCGGCAGATTGCGGATTGTTCAATGCCGGAATTTTCATGGAAGATATGCCGCAAGGGGAAATGACGCGCTACGATTTCCACCGCATGTTGCCGCATCCGATCAATCCGTGCGTGATCGATCTCAGCGGTGCGGAGCTCAAGGAAATTTACGTCCAATCCTTGAACGAAGACTGGCCGCAGCTTGAGCTCAAAGGCATGGGCTTTCGCGGAGCGGTGTTCGGCCGGATGATTCACAGCAACATGGAGATGGATGAACATCAATTATGGGTCGGGGGCAAGCCTGCTGACCCCGATCGTATCTATCGGCTGGCGACGCTTGACCTGTTTACGTTCGGCTATTTTTTCCCGGCTTTGAAGCGTGCGCCGAAAAGTTACTTCATGCCTGAATTCCTGCGTGATGTGTTTGGTGATTATTTTCGCATGAAAGCTATTAAATAG
- a CDS encoding Na+/H+ antiporter NhaC family protein, with amino-acid sequence MENTIFSILPPIIAIAMVLLTRRVLLSLGVGIVAAALILTSFAPIEAVNELFTSFAVIFWNEGFNAYNVFIILFLLLLGVITAFVSLSGGSHAFADWASARVKTRRGAKLVTVFLGILIFIDDYFNALAVGQVARPITDRYKVSRAKLAYFIDSTAAPICVVSPVSSWGAAIIGIIGTILAGQTFLDYSALEAFLWMAPMNFYVIAALAIVFFVAIRDVDFGEMKKHERLAITEGQLFNPDKVIPGEMKEEFPSHSHGRVRDLLLPILLLIVGTVTAMMWTGYVNAGGVFDIWLIFENTDVPLSLLAGGLIGALAAIVLYAMQIKHNEAAEAHWIARGIWAGIQSMAGAVFILIFAWSLTYLIDALETGTFLADAVARGNVPTSVLPVLLFLLAGVMAFSTGTSWGSFGILLPIAGTIMIQAEPELLLASLSAVLAGAVFGDHCSPISDTTILSSTGAGSNHMDHVVTQLPYALTSAAIAAVGYIVIGFTGSLPLALGAVAITLAILFVFWSKRTTLMEKHEQN; translated from the coding sequence ATGGAAAACACTATCTTTTCGATACTGCCGCCGATTATCGCGATTGCGATGGTTCTGTTGACGCGTCGTGTGTTGCTGTCGCTCGGCGTCGGCATCGTGGCAGCTGCGCTGATCTTGACATCGTTTGCACCGATTGAGGCAGTGAATGAATTATTTACTTCATTTGCGGTGATTTTTTGGAATGAGGGCTTCAACGCTTACAACGTTTTCATCATCTTGTTCTTATTGCTGCTGGGTGTCATTACAGCATTCGTCAGCCTGTCCGGCGGCAGCCATGCGTTTGCCGATTGGGCATCTGCGCGTGTCAAAACACGCCGCGGGGCGAAGTTGGTTACCGTATTTCTTGGTATCTTGATTTTCATTGATGACTATTTCAATGCTTTAGCAGTTGGGCAAGTTGCACGGCCGATTACGGACCGCTATAAAGTATCGCGCGCAAAACTTGCTTATTTCATCGATTCTACTGCGGCGCCGATTTGTGTCGTGTCTCCTGTCTCTAGCTGGGGAGCTGCAATCATCGGCATCATCGGGACGATCCTGGCTGGACAGACCTTCCTGGATTATTCTGCACTGGAAGCGTTCCTGTGGATGGCACCGATGAACTTCTACGTCATTGCGGCACTTGCCATCGTGTTCTTCGTCGCGATCCGTGATGTAGATTTCGGGGAAATGAAAAAGCATGAACGCCTGGCGATTACCGAAGGCCAGCTGTTCAATCCGGATAAAGTAATTCCAGGGGAAATGAAGGAAGAGTTCCCGAGCCATTCGCATGGCCGCGTCCGTGATTTGCTATTGCCGATCCTGTTATTGATTGTGGGAACGGTCACAGCGATGATGTGGACAGGATATGTAAATGCAGGAGGAGTCTTCGACATTTGGCTCATTTTTGAAAACACGGATGTTCCTTTGTCCTTGCTTGCCGGTGGGTTGATCGGGGCGCTCGCTGCAATCGTCTTGTATGCGATGCAAATCAAGCACAATGAAGCGGCAGAAGCGCATTGGATCGCCAGAGGCATCTGGGCGGGAATCCAATCGATGGCGGGCGCTGTCTTCATCCTAATCTTTGCCTGGTCGCTAACGTATTTGATTGATGCGTTGGAAACAGGTACTTTCTTGGCTGATGCTGTGGCTCGTGGCAATGTGCCAACGAGTGTCTTGCCGGTCCTATTGTTCTTGTTAGCTGGCGTCATGGCATTTTCGACGGGCACTTCCTGGGGATCGTTTGGGATCTTGTTGCCGATTGCCGGCACGATCATGATTCAGGCAGAACCGGAACTATTGCTCGCTTCCTTGTCGGCTGTATTGGCAGGGGCAGTATTTGGAGATCATTGTTCACCGATCTCGGATACGACGATTTTGTCGTCAACAGGCGCAGGAAGCAATCATATGGACCATGTGGTCACGCAACTTCCGTATGCATTGACTTCTGCAGCGATTGCAGCAGTAGGGTATATCGTCATAGGCTTCACCGGCTCCTTGCCTTTGGCTCTTGGAGCGGTGGCCATCACCTTGGCAATACTATTCGTTTTCTGGTCTAAGCGCACAACCTTAATGGAAAAACATGAACAGAACTAA
- a CDS encoding DNA alkylation repair protein, whose amino-acid sequence MKKPWDTDALISRFEDNRNPELAVSMAAYMKHNFPFLGIQKPLRTALMKEQLSTYLLPEKAQLKSIVQALYALPEREFHYAAIELLEQAKKELTPDDLPFLRSLVESNSWWDTVDAIAPKLAGHIVLLDRTITAPLLVEWAHAENLWTQRAAILHQLKFKQRTDTEMLGSIIELHAESREFFIQKSIGWALREYAKTDPMWVLDFVSAHALQPLSKREALKHIKK is encoded by the coding sequence ATGAAAAAACCATGGGACACAGATGCCCTTATCTCACGCTTTGAGGACAATCGCAACCCAGAGCTTGCCGTTTCAATGGCCGCTTATATGAAACACAACTTCCCATTTTTAGGAATACAGAAACCTCTGCGTACTGCGTTAATGAAAGAGCAGCTATCCACATATCTCCTCCCTGAAAAAGCACAATTGAAGTCCATTGTCCAAGCACTGTACGCACTGCCGGAACGTGAATTTCATTACGCGGCCATCGAATTGCTGGAACAAGCAAAAAAGGAACTGACTCCAGACGACTTACCGTTTTTGCGTTCGCTGGTCGAATCCAATTCCTGGTGGGACACTGTCGATGCCATCGCCCCGAAACTTGCCGGTCATATTGTGTTGCTCGACCGAACAATCACTGCCCCGCTCCTTGTTGAGTGGGCCCATGCAGAAAACTTATGGACCCAGCGAGCAGCTATTTTGCACCAGCTGAAATTCAAGCAACGCACCGACACAGAAATGCTCGGCTCCATCATAGAACTGCATGCTGAATCACGCGAATTCTTCATCCAAAAATCCATCGGCTGGGCTTTGAGGGAATACGCAAAAACTGATCCCATGTGGGTCTTGGACTTCGTCTCTGCCCATGCGCTTCAGCCACTGAGCAAGCGGGAAGCTCTAAAACACATAAAAAAATAA
- a CDS encoding cysteine desulfurase: MNPEIKSYFPILNQEINGHPLVYLDSAATSQKPTPVIEALKDYYEFDNSNVHRGVHTLGNRATEKYEGAREKVQQFINARSTQEIVFLRGTTTAINLVAQSYGRANVEEGDEIVITYMEHHSNIIPWQQLAKERGAVLKYIELEEDGTISLENVRAAITDRTKIVSMVYVSNVLGTMNPVKEVAKIAHEHGAVMMVDGAQAAPHLKIDVQDLDCDFFAFSGHKMVGPTGIGVLYGKKHLLEAMEPVEFGGEMIDFVGLYDSTWKELPWKFEGGTPIIAGAVGLAAAIDFLQEIGLDEIEKHEHHMAAIAMDKMSGIEGLEIYGPKDPAKRAGIVTFNLKEVHPHDVATVLDMSGIAVRAGHHCAQPLMKWLDVTATARASFYLYNDESDIDRLVEGLRSAKEYFSDVF; encoded by the coding sequence ATGAATCCAGAGATCAAGAGTTATTTCCCGATACTCAACCAGGAAATCAATGGACATCCGCTCGTCTATTTAGACAGCGCGGCGACTTCCCAGAAGCCGACGCCAGTCATCGAAGCGCTGAAAGACTATTACGAGTTTGATAATTCCAATGTCCACCGCGGCGTCCACACGCTCGGCAACCGGGCGACAGAGAAATATGAAGGCGCCCGCGAGAAAGTGCAACAATTCATCAATGCCAGATCGACGCAGGAAATCGTCTTTCTCCGCGGCACGACGACCGCGATTAACTTAGTCGCGCAAAGCTATGGCCGTGCCAATGTGGAAGAAGGCGACGAAATCGTCATCACGTATATGGAGCATCACTCGAACATCATTCCTTGGCAGCAGCTGGCAAAAGAGCGCGGCGCTGTCTTGAAATATATCGAGCTCGAAGAAGACGGAACCATCTCACTTGAAAACGTCCGTGCAGCCATTACTGACCGGACTAAAATCGTGTCGATGGTCTACGTATCCAATGTGCTTGGCACGATGAACCCGGTGAAGGAAGTGGCGAAAATCGCCCACGAACATGGCGCTGTCATGATGGTGGACGGAGCACAAGCTGCGCCTCACTTGAAAATCGATGTCCAAGACTTGGATTGCGACTTCTTCGCATTTTCCGGCCATAAAATGGTCGGACCAACCGGCATCGGCGTGTTGTATGGCAAAAAGCATTTGCTTGAAGCCATGGAGCCTGTCGAGTTTGGCGGGGAGATGATCGACTTTGTCGGATTATACGATTCGACATGGAAAGAGTTGCCTTGGAAATTTGAAGGCGGCACACCGATCATTGCTGGGGCAGTCGGCTTGGCTGCGGCTATCGACTTCCTGCAGGAAATCGGATTAGATGAGATCGAAAAACATGAACATCATATGGCAGCCATCGCAATGGATAAGATGTCGGGAATTGAAGGGCTAGAGATTTACGGCCCGAAAGACCCGGCGAAACGTGCAGGGATCGTCACTTTCAATTTAAAAGAAGTCCATCCCCATGATGTAGCGACTGTGCTCGATATGAGCGGCATCGCTGTCCGCGCAGGTCATCACTGCGCCCAGCCATTGATGAAATGGCTCGATGTGACAGCGACAGCACGCGCAAGCTTCTATCTTTATAATGACGAATCGGATATCGATCGCCTAGTGGAAGGTTTGCGTTCTGCAAAGGAGTATTTTAGCGATGTCTTTTAA
- a CDS encoding YutD family protein — protein sequence MITIEKWNYEVIEDHREGFQEEAFQNRYSDILAKYDYILGDWGYGQLRLKGFFDDSNNKASYDTKISTLQDYLYEYCNFGCSYFVLKKAGKAPEPEVQEQPEPPEAD from the coding sequence TTGATCACAATTGAAAAATGGAATTACGAGGTGATCGAGGATCATCGCGAAGGGTTTCAGGAAGAAGCGTTCCAAAACAGGTACAGCGATATTCTGGCCAAATACGATTATATCCTGGGCGACTGGGGATACGGACAGCTTCGCCTAAAAGGCTTTTTTGATGATAGCAATAACAAGGCAAGCTATGATACGAAGATCAGTACGCTCCAGGATTATTTATACGAATACTGCAATTTCGGATGCTCTTATTTCGTCTTGAAAAAAGCCGGTAAAGCACCGGAACCAGAAGTGCAGGAACAACCAGAACCCCCCGAAGCGGATTGA